The genomic interval GCTTTATTTAGTAGACTGCTACAACCCTGCTAAAAGTTATATCTTTCCTAAACAGGAAACAATGACAGATAAGCTAGGAATTTCTTTAAGCAGTGTTAAAAGGGCGATAAAAGAACTTGCTAAGGCTAATATAATCATCATAGAGCTAAAATTTTCTAATAGATATAATCTAACTCCAACTTTTTTCGACCTGCTTAATATGACACCTGATGCAGTCCAAATTGAACCGTTAAAGTGTCAAAATGAAACGAATCATGTAGTAACAGAAAAAGAACTAAATAAAAAAACAGAAAAAACTTTTATTTTTAAAAATCTTTTAGAATTAGGAAAAACTAATACTATCGCATACTATGAACAAATTTTAAATCTTTCGGATCAAGATAAAGAGCATCTTTGTAAAATCAAACTCGGTAGAATGTCCTTAACAGACTTCCAAAAGGTTAATATTGAAAAATTTATTATGTTATCCGATAGTGAAATTGTCGCTATAAATAACAAAGAACCATACCACAGGCAAGAGAACATAGATATTTATTATAATTCCCGTATGAAAAAGATCAAGGAATTTCAAGAACAGCCAGAAAAACAGGAAGAAAATAATTCACAAAATGAAAGAGCATCTGTTTTGGCAGCATTAAAGTGTAGTTATCAAGTTAATAGCAGTAATAAAATTAAACTAATAGACCTCCTTAACCGTAGTAAGGTTAAAATGGAACTATTTAGCATTACTGAAGCGGAGTTATGTTGCTAGAAGGTATCTTTACAAGTGCTGGGATGCCCGACAGCGAAAGTTCAGAGTGTCCCCTTCGTGTTCCTATGTCCCGATAAAATCAACCGCCTTTAAAGCAGCTCTTTTTAAATTGGAAATAATCAATATTAAAAAGTTTTGAATTATTACACAGAGGTGTGTTAAGGAAATCGTAATTTCCCCATATATTTTATGATTTTTTTCTACGGCATC from bacterium carries:
- a CDS encoding helix-turn-helix domain-containing protein; this translates as MQNAASLQQKPTQFKISKITLQSLSKFSISPTAKLVLLYLVDCYNPAKSYIFPKQETMTDKLGISLSSVKRAIKELAKANIIIIELKFSNRYNLTPTFFDLLNMTPDAVQIEPLKCQNETNHVVTEKELNKKTEKTFIFKNLLELGKTNTIAYYEQILNLSDQDKEHLCKIKLGRMSLTDFQKVNIEKFIMLSDSEIVAINNKEPYHRQENIDIYYNSRMKKIKEFQEQPEKQEENNSQNERASVLAALKCSYQVNSSNKIKLIDLLNRSKVKMELFSITEAELCC